The region GATCGCAAACAGATGGAGTTGGATCGTTTTCGAGAACGCTTTTCGGAATTGACACTCACTGAGGAAGCAAAAGAACGGGTGATCCAGGAATTGGGACGCTATGAATTCATTGATGATTCTTCACCTGAATCTCAAATCGTCCATCAATATCTGGACTGGATTGCCTCTTTACCTTGGGGAGTCTACTCGAAAGACAAGCTTGGCATTTCCCAAGCAGAGCGTGTCCTCAACCGAGATCACTACGGTCTGGATGATGTAAAGAAACGCATTCTTGAGTTTATTGCAGTCAGCAAACTTCGAGGTGGAATGCGAGGTGGGATTCTTTGCCTTGTTGGCCCCCCGGGTGTTGGAAAAACATCACTTGGAAAATCAATTGCCTCTGCGCTGGGTCGAGAATTTTATCGCTTCTCCGTTGGCGGGATGAGTGATGAAAATGAATTGAAGGGGCACCGACGAACATACATTGGAGCCATGCCTGGGCGACTGATCCAAGCCTTACGGACTACCAAGACAGTGAATCCAGTGATCATGCTGGACGAATTGGACAAAGCTGGTCGGAGTTTCCGAGGAGACCCCTACTCCGTTCTTTTAGAAATACTCGACCCTGAGCAGAACAAAGAATTCCTCGACCACTATCTTGATCTGCGTTTTGACCTATCAAGCGTACTTTTCGTAGCCACAGCTAACAGCCTAGACACCATTCCACCAGTATTGATTGATCGGATGGAGATTCTGCGATTGTCAGGTTACGTAATCGAAGAAAAATTGAAGATCGCCCAGCGTCATCTGATTCCAAAAATCCTTCCCGATCATGGACTCACTGAAGAAAATCTTGAGCTACCTAAAGAGACACTGAAGCAGTTGACCGTGGAATATGCCCGTGAGGTCGGAGTTCGCAATCTGGAGAAAAAACTTCGGTCCATTACAAGACGTGTGGCAATGCGCGTAGCCAAGGGAGACAAGCAGAAAGTTGTCATCCAGCGTGAGCAGCTTCACAATTTTTTGGGACAGCCTGAGTATCCTGAAGATGCCTACAAGCGCTTGGAATTGCCTGGAGTTGTGCGGGGTCTTGCTTGGACACCAACCGGAGGTTCAACTCTGCCCATTGAATCAATTATGCTCAACGGGAGCTCAGGAGAATTCAAATTGACAGGGCAACTCGGGGATGTGATGAAAGAATCCTCATCAATAGCCCATAGCTACGTACAATCCTTACTGCGTGAAGTTCCGGGCAAGATGCAATTCTTCAAGAAAAACACGATCCACCTGCATGTTCCAGAGGGTGCAACGCCAAAAGATGGCCCTTCCGCTGGAATAGCCATGGCCACCAGCCTACTTTCACTCGCCATCCAACAAGCTGTTCCAGCGTCTATTGCAATGACTGGAGAATTAACCCTCAGCGGACAAGTCCTCCCCATCGGTGGTGTTCGAGAAAAAGTCGTTGGAGCAAAGCTCGCAGGGATCAATACACTGATTTTTCCAGAAGCAAACCGTTCGCAGTTCGAGGAACTTCCTGCACACTTGCGTAAAAATTTGACAATCCATTTCGTCAAACACTTCCGAGAAGTTGCCCTGTTGACACTGGACTACAAACTTTCCTGTTAAACTGTGCTTCCCCTAGCATCGCAATTTTGCTAGAAGACTTATCATTTAACGTGCTCTAGCAACCTGAGGCTCACCTCATAAACCAATTTTGGGTCAATGGCAGA is a window of SAR324 cluster bacterium DNA encoding:
- the lon gene encoding endopeptidase La; its protein translation is MARKKAANGNQANKKDRILLVDSEGTVITVADLPDRIPIFPVYHRPIFPGILTMVGADSMVSRWIRDQIREEKIIGLVMAKPNESDEEGEQRQIESASQLHRVGTVAYVLHWVELPDESCQFMLSTLKRFKVRRFYPDDQHYSAEVDYIEEAPPEMTEQLRASAAAIVSTLKELIPHNPTFSQEMHHLLSQVNLDEPIKLTDLAASMTNAKSKALQKILETLDIQERMEQTLLLLREEYDLSLLKEKISQKIDERLSKHQREFFLREQLREIKYELGLEQDRKQMELDRFRERFSELTLTEEAKERVIQELGRYEFIDDSSPESQIVHQYLDWIASLPWGVYSKDKLGISQAERVLNRDHYGLDDVKKRILEFIAVSKLRGGMRGGILCLVGPPGVGKTSLGKSIASALGREFYRFSVGGMSDENELKGHRRTYIGAMPGRLIQALRTTKTVNPVIMLDELDKAGRSFRGDPYSVLLEILDPEQNKEFLDHYLDLRFDLSSVLFVATANSLDTIPPVLIDRMEILRLSGYVIEEKLKIAQRHLIPKILPDHGLTEENLELPKETLKQLTVEYAREVGVRNLEKKLRSITRRVAMRVAKGDKQKVVIQREQLHNFLGQPEYPEDAYKRLELPGVVRGLAWTPTGGSTLPIESIMLNGSSGEFKLTGQLGDVMKESSSIAHSYVQSLLREVPGKMQFFKKNTIHLHVPEGATPKDGPSAGIAMATSLLSLAIQQAVPASIAMTGELTLSGQVLPIGGVREKVVGAKLAGINTLIFPEANRSQFEELPAHLRKNLTIHFVKHFREVALLTLDYKLSC